In Sphingobium sp. B2D3C, a genomic segment contains:
- a CDS encoding GFA family protein: protein MPLKLEGSCRCGAVRFSVDSHAPVPFLRCYCSICRKTAGGGGYAINLHADKRTLKVEGETAVYHATLDDGEGGCRVSTGERHFCPACASALWVFSPEYPDLLHPFASAIDSDLPKPPSLVHMMLGSKANWVEPQIGSDDQCFDGYPDEGLEDWHRAHGLWIE from the coding sequence ATGCCCCTCAAGCTCGAAGGTTCCTGTCGATGCGGCGCCGTGCGCTTTTCCGTCGACAGCCACGCGCCGGTGCCATTTCTGCGTTGCTATTGCTCGATCTGCCGCAAGACCGCCGGCGGTGGCGGCTATGCCATCAATCTCCACGCCGACAAGCGCACGCTCAAGGTGGAAGGCGAGACCGCCGTCTATCACGCTACGCTGGACGATGGCGAAGGCGGATGCCGCGTCAGCACCGGCGAGCGACACTTCTGCCCCGCCTGTGCGAGCGCGCTCTGGGTGTTCAGCCCGGAGTATCCCGACCTGCTCCACCCTTTCGCTTCCGCGATCGACAGCGATTTGCCCAAGCCGCCGTCGCTGGTGCACATGATGCTCGGATCAAAGGCGAATTGGGTCGAGCCGCAGATCGGGTCGGATGACCAGTGCTTCGACGGCTATCCAGACGAGGGGCTGGAAGACTGGCACCGGGCGCATGGGCTATGGATTGAGTAG